The following DNA comes from Eubalaena glacialis isolate mEubGla1 chromosome 1, mEubGla1.1.hap2.+ XY, whole genome shotgun sequence.
GGCCTCCTTCCAGACCCCACTGTCCTCGTCACAAGGAGGTCATCTCCAGGGCCTTCTGGGTTCAAGGAGGTGGCCCAGGTGCCCCTCCTGGTGGACGAGTGTTTGGGGGTCACCACCAACAACCCGTGTGGTAGAGTGAAGGGGGATGGGCAGGGCCAAGACAGTGACAGGTGCCGTGGCCAGGGCGGGGAGACACCAACGTGACCTCAATAAGTGTCACCCTACGGGCAGCAGGTGGCCGGGCGGGAGAGGGCGGCGTCTGAGGCCGGCACTCTGCCTGCAGGCCTGGGCATCCCTCAGCGCCTGGAGGCTGTGCTGCAGCTGCTACCACTGGACGACTACGCGGAGAGGCCGGTAAggctgctctgggcctcagtttacccttTGCCAGAACTCAGGGGGGCCACTTGCCTTGGGTAGGGGGGAGGACCCGTGTCCCCAAAGACCCCTGAGCCTGATCAGAGGAGCCCTGAACTGTCACCCAACAAGGGGTCCTGGAGGCACCCAGGGCAGGGGTCAGTGGGCCACAGAGCTGACCCCCTCTGTCTCCAGGCTGTGGCCATGGAGCTGGTGCCCAGCGACACGGAGAGGGGCCTGCAGACCCCAGTGTGGACAAGCTACCAGCCCATCCTCTCCAGGGCCGGTTGTGCGGTGAGCCTGAGACCCCCACCAAGAAAGGAGTCAGGGATCCTCTGTGCCTCCTTGGAGTCCCGAGAGAAGTGAAAGACGGGCCTCCCCGAACCCTGCACCATGGTTGTGCGAGCTCCTACCCGGGGGTATGGCCACCCCTTGCCCCGGCCTCCCTGCTCCCTTCCAGTACTCTGACCTATCTCTGCCTGGGGGTCCTCACCCAACCCAGCCTGTCCGAGCGGAGCCAGGGGAAAGCGGGGAACCCCTGGCCCCCGTCTGTGGTCAGAGGCCTGGCCCGATGCTGCCTGTCACCCCCCACCCTTCAAGGGGCCGGGCCTGTCCTCCCAGGACCACCCACCAGCAGGTCTTGGGCAGGACCTTCCTGAAGAGAGGACCCGGGGCTCCTGTCCTTGACAGcagccccaccccaacccccagggCAGCTCAGACGATTCAAGGGCCCCAGGCAGGTGGCCACCACAGCCCCCTATGCCCCTATCCGCCCAGCCCTCGCAGGTCAGGAGCCCAGCATCCTGGGGACCCCAGCCTGGAGAATCGGCTGATGCCCCACTGGGCCTGGGGCCCTCAACAGTCCCCCCTTGCCTTCCAGAGTCCCCTGGCCACAATAGAGAGATTTGAGTTTTATGAGCGGACCAGAAAGGCTTTTGCTGTTGTGACAACTGGGTGAGCTCTGGCTGGACCCGCTGGGTCCACTGGGTCCTCCTGGGTCTGGCTGGGTCCGGCTGCATCTGGGCCGAGCCTGGGGCCCTACCCCTTCCCACTGCAGAGCTCTGCTCAGCCCCTGCCCCGGTGGAGACTAGATGCCCCACGGGGAATGGGAGAGCCGAGGGATTTGCTGAAAGTGCGCAGGGTGGGTGGCAGAGCAGGGCTCTGGGCACCCCAGTCCTCTCCATCCCAGCTCGGCTCTCAGCCTGCTCCTTATGCAGGGAGGCGGCCCTCTACGGAAACCTCATCCTCAAGAAGGGGGTGCTGGCCCCCGATGCCCTGTTCCAGGCCTGTTGAAGACCACCCGCCCAGAGAGGGATCTGGAACCCTGGGCCCGACACCACCACCAGCAGGCGTGTCCAGCGGCAGATGAActggcctggccctgcctggCAGCGCTCAGAGCTCCCCCAGCCAGGGGCTCCGGGGGCCCAGCGGGTCCTGGGTGGGCCTCTGCTGACCAGGGCTGGCGTTATCCCAGTTCAGGAAAATGATGGAAAAGTGCAGTGACTTGCCAACATACAGTCCAAAGGTTTAAACAGGAGCTCCATCTTCACTCACAAAGGCCTGTTTGGTGCTGAGTGCAACGGCGGCTGTGGGCTCCCTGGAGGGCAGACCCCACCCACTCTCGGTGAACCCTCAGGCGGGAAGTAAGGCCTCCCTCCTCCCGATAGGTTTGGGTCACCTGACTTGGCAAGTCCCTGGGTTTGGGATGAGAGTTCACACAGGTCGAGACCCTCGCGTGGGGAGATCGCACAGAGGGCCTGGGCAGGGGCCTGGGTGATGCAGCACACGGCAGGGGGCCTGGAGGTGGGTGCATCAGCTACCCAGGCAGCCCTGAGTGGGCTGCAGTCACTAAGGTGGCCCTTGAAGAGGGGGCCAGGGCTGTTCCTTCAGCCCCAGAGGCAGGAGGGCAGGTGGCAGAAGCTGGTCTGGAGCCTCCGGGGGCTGACCACACCgtcagctggggtggggggcgctGGGCCCTGTGCCTGGGTTCCCTCGCTCTGGTGGTTGAGCGCCTACGGAATACGCATGAGCCCGACTGGGTCTGGCGATGGCCGGGGCGGCAGGTAGAGGACAGGAGGACGCGAGGctcccaggcaaagggggcctGCGAGGTTGCGACGGCTTCCCGGCACGTTCTCAAACTGGGTCTCCCGGGGTGGGCGGGGTTCCCACTGGCCATTGCACAGGATCCCTCCCTGAGggccctctccctgctcctccagACCTTCTCACAGCACGTGGGCGTGGGAGCTGGGATGACCAGGGATCCCCAGGGCTCGGGGGAGGCTCCCATGGTCAGGACCAGGGGCTGGTGGGCCTGGAAGGCAGACAGGTCCACTGGGCGGAGGTCTGGGGCTCAGCCTGGGGAAGGGACCACGTTCTgggcccgccactgccagggctaATCTCTGATCCCTGACCCCACGGCCAGCCACTTCCAGCGACACACGGGCCTCTCTTGAAACAGCTTTATCGAGGTTGAATTGACACGCAGTAAGTAAGCTGTTCACGTTTAAAGCATTCAGTTAAATTCGTTTGGGTGTTGGACCAGCACCTCCATCCCCCCGCCTCTTCCCTGCCCCGACTggtccgcccccccccccctgcTGGTCAGTGTGCACTTTGCAGAACTCCGTGTAAGTGGAAGGCCGTGCATGCCGTCTGCGTGCtcgcggtggggtggggtgtaGAGCGGGATTTTGCTGTGCACGAGCGGGATTTTGCTGCAGAGCGGGATTCTGCTGTGCACGCACTGCTGTGTTCCATCCAGGCAGCTCTTGGGGGGCGCTGGGTTGCTTTCAGCTCTTGGCTATTGCAGATAAGCTTGCTGTGAACGTGCCCGCACAAGTCTGCGTGGACAAGAGCCTTCATTTCTGGAGTAAAACACCTCTGGTCAAGGCTCGGCCGTAGGGCGTGTGTATGTGTGACTTTGTAAGAAACTCCCAAACCGTTTCCAAAGCAGCTGAGCTGGTTTACATCCCCAGCCCTGGGAATGTGCATTCCAGCCCCTGGTCCTCATCCTGGCTGCTGGTCTTTCCCGTGAGCCGCTCTAAGGGGACTGTAGTGGTGAGTTCTCTGAtcgttaatgatgttgaacatcttctcatgGGTGTGTGTGccttctattttctttggtgacaTGAATGGTCAATCTCCTGCCCATTTTGGCACTGGGGCGTTTAATGATTCCAGTCACCAATTACActgtgtgggggggggaggggcagggcccccccccccccgccaggcaGCCCCTCAGCACCGGCCGGCGTCCTGCAGTCCGCTTGGTTCTGACAACCCCTGCCCAGGGACGCGTCAGATCCCGCAGGCTCGGGGCTCAGTCCCACGGGACTGCCCCCCACGATGCCCCCACTCCAGATGCCAGTCCCAAGCCCAGGTGGGCACCCGGACTTCTGACCGACCGGCTGTAGATAGAGGGTTCCCATGACCCCTCCTCAGGCTCAGTTAGTTTTCTAGAGCGGCTcatagaactcagggaaacattcaCTCCCTAGATCACCGCTTATCCTAAAAGGATAGGACTCAGGACCAGCCAGGTGGATGAGGTACGGGGAGGGGCTTCCGCGCCCTCTCCAGCACCCCTCTCCCCGCACCTCCACATGCTCACCAACCCGAAGCTCTCCAGACCCATCCTTCTGGGTTTCTGTGGAGGCTTCACTACACAGGCTGTTTGATTCAGTCGCTGGCCACTGGCGACTGATccaacccccagcccctctcccctccctgaggtctgggcctggggctggaggTTCCAACCCTCAATTCCTGGTCGGTTCCCTGCAACTGGCCCCATCCTTAGGGACCTTCCCAGAGTCACCTCAGtcacacagcaaaggacaccTTTATCACGcccatcactcaggaaattccaagggttttaggagctctgtgccagggtcAGGGACGAAGATCACGCACATTTCTGATTATAAGTCACAGTACTTTTCACTTAGTCCACTTGCTGGGGAGCCCCAGTGCCCACCAGAAGGGCCTTGGGTTCAACCAAATGCTCAGACTCAGGGAAGAGCACAGACCACCCTTGCCAGCCGTCCACTGAGGAAGAACGTCCCACAGGTGCAGTGGGTCACAGCTGCTCTGTGGCTCAGGGCAGCTCAGGTGTGTGGGGATGAGGGTCGCTGGGCACCGCCTGGCCAAGAGCCTGTGCCCCCAGACGCAGGTGCAGCGTCCAGGGTCCCCGGCAGGACCACTGCATCAGGGAAGCCAGGGCTGCGGCTCCCAGGAATGACCTCAGTTGTCTCACTCCCTGCCTGGATGCCTCACCCGCCAGCGGTCGCTCTGCAGAAGCAGTACTGCCTATGACACCGGGGAGCAGAGGCAGGTGACCCACGCTCACAGGGCTCAGCACCCTCTGTAGAAGGGGTTGGCAGTGGGGGTGCGCCTGGGAGTCTGGGGGGTGGGGCCACAGGGGGCTGAGCCGGCCTGGGGCCTCTGCCAGCGTCTCATGCTCACCCCCAAGTCCCCTGCTCCTGCTGGGTCTCCGGCTGTGCCCTCGGGGCAGGCAGTGCCCACTGGGGACCTGGCTCCAGCAGGGCTGGAGAGAGACTTGGCCACAAACACCACCCTGGGCTGCCCAGGGCCGTGGCCACCATCGACCTTGGGTCTGAGCAGGTCACTGCCGGGGCCTCGGTCTCCTCGTTGGTACCGGGGGCAACAGAGCTTCTGTATGTGGGGCTGCGAAGCCGGGAGGCATGTACGCCTCTGAGCAGCGCATCCGGGGGTGAGGCTGCCACCTGAGGCCTCCAGGAGCTTGGGACTCGTGGGGTGACATAGGAGCTCTAGGGCACGTGAGGTCCCCAGGACAGACCCACGGTCTCTGGAGCAGCCGGGCGCCTCGTTCTGTCTTAGCACCCAGCAGGCTCAGTCTGGGCGGCGGGGAAGTTTCAGGCACCAAGTGCTTCCCTCTCGATGCCGGAGCGCGACTGCCACGCAGAAACCCCGCCTGCACTTGCACACACCCCAGCACATGTACAACTTGTGGCAAATTCCAGTGACCCTGTACCTGCGTCTGTGACATCAGGCCTGCTGAGCCAGGCCGCGCCAGATGACTGGTCACCTCAGAGAGTGCCAGCAACTGCCCAGAAAATGAGGACAGAAAGGCTGGGCCCAAGTCCACCCCCAGTCACCTGTGCCCCTGCCTGCCTGTCCCCCCGAGCACCTGCCCACTTGTGCCCCTGTCCCCCTGAGCAGTCAGCGACTGGGCTCCCTGCTCCCGAGTCCTTTCCATTCTCCGGTCCTGTCCATGGGGAGCCCGGAGAAGCTCCGTCCGCACCCCAGCACATGAGAAGGCCTGGGGGAAGCAGATGGCTCCC
Coding sequences within:
- the FUOM gene encoding fucose mutarotase isoform X2; protein product: MVVLKGVPALVSPELLYALARMGHGDEIVLADMNFPTASICRCGPEEIRADGLGIPQRLEAVLQLLPLDDYAERPAVAMELVPSDTERGLQTPVWTSYQPILSRAGCASPLATIERFEFYERTRKAFAVVTTGEAALYGNLILKKGVLAPDALFQAC
- the FUOM gene encoding fucose mutarotase isoform X1 → MRSPAAGCADPPRMSNRAGCSVLADMNFPTASICRCGPEEIRADGLGIPQRLEAVLQLLPLDDYAERPAVAMELVPSDTERGLQTPVWTSYQPILSRAGCASPLATIERFEFYERTRKAFAVVTTGEAALYGNLILKKGVLAPDALFQAC